One Chitinophagaceae bacterium C216 genomic window carries:
- the apsD gene encoding D-apiose dehydrogenase → MNIKHEPNIPICIIGAGGIVADAHLPAYKIANYTVKGIVNRNTAKAVALAEKFGIEKVYDSLEEMVTDNGTEVIYDFALPASEIINVLERLPDEATVLIQKPYGESLDEAKAIHKLAYQKHLQAGVNFQMRFAPYILEAKRMIADGLLGDIVDIEVYVNVHTPWNLWEFLFVKERMEINYHSIHYVDLIRSFLGNPKKVLARTFKHPQALQLASVKSNIIMDYGDLVRAVIHTNHNHNYSPQKQESYVKIEGTKGAIKIGFGALINYPHGIPDTFEYIHLEDGVAEWKTKPLHGTWFPHAFIGTMREMQRAKARIIQKPENSIDDALMTMACVEAAYISNEKDGIAVSTLI, encoded by the coding sequence ATGAACATAAAACACGAACCCAATATTCCTATATGCATTATTGGTGCAGGTGGTATTGTAGCGGATGCACATCTGCCCGCATATAAAATTGCCAACTATACGGTAAAGGGGATTGTCAATCGTAATACGGCCAAGGCTGTAGCACTTGCCGAGAAATTTGGTATAGAAAAGGTATATGATAGCCTTGAGGAGATGGTGACCGATAATGGAACGGAGGTTATCTACGACTTTGCACTACCTGCATCTGAAATCATTAATGTATTAGAGCGACTACCTGATGAAGCTACTGTGCTTATTCAGAAGCCATATGGAGAAAGCCTTGATGAGGCAAAAGCTATTCATAAACTTGCCTATCAAAAGCATTTGCAGGCTGGCGTCAACTTTCAGATGCGCTTTGCACCCTATATTCTTGAAGCAAAAAGAATGATTGCAGATGGACTGCTTGGCGATATCGTGGATATTGAAGTGTATGTAAATGTTCATACACCTTGGAATTTGTGGGAATTCCTGTTTGTGAAAGAGCGAATGGAAATTAATTATCATAGTATTCATTATGTCGATTTGATTCGTTCTTTTTTAGGCAATCCGAAAAAAGTATTAGCACGTACTTTCAAGCACCCGCAAGCATTGCAACTGGCTTCGGTAAAGTCCAATATTATTATGGATTATGGGGATTTAGTGAGGGCTGTTATTCATACCAATCATAATCATAACTATAGTCCTCAGAAACAGGAGTCATACGTAAAAATTGAAGGTACAAAAGGTGCTATTAAAATTGGTTTTGGTGCGCTAATCAACTATCCACACGGCATTCCAGATACATTCGAATATATCCATTTGGAAGATGGCGTAGCTGAATGGAAAACAAAGCCTCTCCATGGAACTTGGTTTCCGCATGCTTTTATAGGCACAATGCGTGAAATGCAAAGAGCTAAAGCCCGTATTATTCAGAAGCCCGAAAATAGCATCGATGATGCATTAATGACCATGGCCTGTGTGGAAGCCGCTTATATCAGTAATGAAAAGGACGGTATTGCTGTGTCAACACTTATTTAA
- the rhaT_1 gene encoding L-rhamnose-proton symporter, with translation MQLFWGIFFHGIGAASASMCYTPEKKIRGWSWQTYWLAQAAVCWFLLPIIVAWITVPSLGQVLSEAPASAMLNAFVLGMAYGIGGTAFGMAIRFIGFSLTYAISVGISCVLGTLIPPLVDGSLSTILKGNGASWIIAGVLLGALGIAFCGVAGYKKEKDLGQSQNTFSFRKGLPLCILAGILSAFYGFAINAGKPISDIAAAYGAGNFQVNVVYIFSNTGAFITTLCYTLFLHKKNKTLAEYTDNASGALTTNYLMALITGILWYGQFFFYGLGHVRLGRYEFSSWAIHMIMLVLLSSLIGLVFKEWKQTKVATIRSLGIALFILIVAVLVLTYGNYLGGTDS, from the coding sequence ATGCAGCTATTTTGGGGTATATTTTTTCATGGTATAGGTGCGGCTTCTGCATCTATGTGTTACACGCCCGAGAAGAAAATACGGGGGTGGAGCTGGCAAACCTATTGGCTGGCGCAAGCCGCTGTCTGTTGGTTTTTATTGCCCATTATTGTTGCATGGATCACCGTTCCTTCATTAGGCCAAGTACTATCAGAGGCGCCGGCTTCGGCAATGCTGAACGCTTTCGTACTAGGAATGGCATATGGCATTGGAGGAACCGCATTTGGAATGGCAATTAGGTTTATTGGCTTCTCGTTGACTTATGCAATCTCTGTAGGTATTTCCTGTGTGCTTGGAACCTTGATACCGCCGTTAGTAGATGGATCACTGAGTACTATTTTAAAAGGGAATGGCGCTAGTTGGATTATCGCAGGGGTTTTATTGGGCGCTTTAGGAATTGCTTTTTGTGGTGTGGCCGGATATAAAAAAGAAAAAGATTTAGGGCAAAGTCAAAATACATTTTCATTTAGAAAAGGATTACCACTTTGTATATTGGCAGGCATTCTGTCTGCATTTTACGGTTTCGCCATTAATGCAGGTAAGCCTATTTCGGATATTGCAGCCGCTTATGGAGCGGGTAATTTTCAGGTAAATGTGGTTTATATATTCTCTAATACCGGCGCTTTTATCACCACACTGTGTTACACTTTATTCTTGCACAAGAAAAATAAAACTTTAGCTGAGTATACTGATAATGCTAGTGGAGCACTTACCACCAATTACCTGATGGCCTTGATTACAGGTATTTTGTGGTACGGTCAATTCTTTTTTTATGGGCTGGGGCATGTGAGATTAGGTAGATATGAGTTTTCCAGCTGGGCCATACATATGATTATGTTGGTATTATTGAGCTCCCTAATAGGTTTGGTTTTCAAAGAATGGAAGCAAACTAAGGTTGCAACTATACGGAGTCTAGGTATAGCATTATTTATTTTGATTGTAGCCGTATTGGTTTTAACATACGGTAATTATTTAGGAGGGACTGACTCATGA